In Pseudomonas lutea, the genomic stretch CGTGCAGAAAATACTACTAGCGTCCACGTGAAAAAAAATTGATTCCTCGCCGTTGTTTGTCCGGCCGTGCGAAATAATATTCCGCTAAAAAACGAAAGCGCGGAATTCTGTTCTCGTGGTAGCGCTTTTTGACTTATCTTTATCGCCTTAATGCATATGAGTCATCTGAGGCAAAGTACCGTCATGGACAAGTTTGACCAAGCCATCCTGAGCATTCTGCAGAACGACTGCACGCGTCCGATTGCTGAGATCGCGGACCGTGTAGGGCTGGGCAGCACGGCGTGCTGGCGCCGGGTACAGAAGCTCGAAGAGCAGGGCATGATTCGCGGCCGAGTGGCCTTGCTTGATGCAGGCCAGTTGAACGTCGCGGTGACGGTGTTCGCGGCGATTCGCACCAATCAGCACAATGCCCAGTGGCTCGGTCGGTTCCATGACCTGATCGCAACCTTGCCGGAGGTAGTCGAGTGTTATCGCATGGCGGGCGACACCGATTACATGCTGCGCATCGTGGTGCCGGACATCGCCGGTTATGACGCGGTGTACAAGAAGCTTATTCAGCTGTCGGGGATTACGGACATGAGCTCCAGCTTCGCGATGGAGCAGATCAAGTCCACCACCCAGCTACCGTTGACCTACACGGCCTGACCCGTCAGGTAGCCATTAAACTGGCTGGTCTAATCTAGGCCAAAAAAAACAGCCATCAAAGGATGGCTGTTTTTTTGTGCGCTTACAGACTCACATGGGGATCACACGCGGGCTTTGTCGATCCACTCCATCGACGTGCGCCAGATGCAGATGCCCAGAAAGTACGCCGACATCGCCAGCCACACGAACAGGGTGACGGAAGCGTTGTACGGATGGTTCATGACCAGCAGAAAGCTGCAGAAGAACCAGACTGCGGTGACCGCAATGTTCAGCGGCATGAAGCGGCGGACGCGAAACGGGTGCAGGAACTTCATGCGCGTAACGGTCAGCAGCGCCAGGCAGATCACGGTGATGAACGTCAGCCACGGGGCCGGTGAAAGGATGTACACGCACAGCGCCACCACGTTCCAGGCTGCAGGGAAGCCCTGAAAGTAGTTGTCCTTGCTCTTCATCTCGACGTTGCAGAAACAGAACAGCGACGACACCAGAATGATCGACGTGGTCAGCAGCAGGGTGTATTCCGGCAGCGGGATATAGCGATAGATGAACAGCGCGGGGATGAATACGTAGGTCAGGTAGTCGATGACCAGGTCCAGCACGGAGCCGTCGAAGTGCGGCAGGACCGACTGCACATTGAGCTTGCGCGCCAGTGAGCCATCGACACCGTCGACGATCAGGGCAAAGCCCAGCCAGAGCAGGCACGCCTTGGGTTGATTATCGAACAGAGCAATGGTTGCCAGGAAGGCGAGCACCACCCCGGTGGCGGTAAAACCATGGGCGCCCCAAGCCTTGAGCCAGGCCATGCGTTGAATTGGAATCATGAACGGTCCTTCCGGAAATAAGCGGGTTCGGTCGGGTACAGCCGCAGTCGACGGAACCAGAGGTGCATCTATCGACCGGGGATCGGTCGATAAGGTTCAGACGTAACCCCTACACGGTAGCAGGCGGCGCCGGCTTTCGTTACTCAAATGTGACGCGGCGCCATGGTACACGCCGGTGGCAGCGGTCATTGGTCGGCTGACTGACAAAGAAGGCAATATGCTGGCCCATGAAGCGCAGCGGCGCATGCAGAATCACCCGCTAATCAGTCAGTTAGCCAAGGAACCGCATGTCATTTCTCAGGACCGTATTGACTTTCTCTCTGCTCGCGTTAGTGACCAGTGAGGCCTTCGCCCGAGGCCCCAGCAAGAATGAGCGCGACCTCTGTACGTGGGGCGCGGGCATGGCCGGTACGGCCCAGCAATACAAACTGTCCGGCCTGACACTGTATGGCGCGCGCAAGAAGATGCAGGCGCAGCATTTTGCCCAGCAGTGGATGCGCATGAGTGCATTGGGGATTACCGAGCAAACGTACGACAGCCCGTCGCGGCTGCGGCCGGAAAGCGTCAAACAGGTTTACTACGAAGGCTGCATCAAGCACGAGGTGGCCAGACGCTGATCCATCGCGCCGCGAACCAGATGTTCGCAGCGCGACAGGTCCTCAAGGGCTGAGGATCAGTGCGGCGCGCGGGGAATGGTTTTCATCAGGTCGGCCGGGCTGATATGCCCGACCACCTGCACGCCGCTGCCGGGTTGCGGCAAGCCCAGGATATGGCCTTTGATCTTGCCGATGACGTGCATCTCGCACGGCTTGCAATCGAACTTCAATGTCAGAACTTCGTCGCCATGTACCAACTGCATCGGCGCCACCTTGGTGCGCACGCCGGTCACGCCCTTGGCCTGTTTCGGGCACAGGTTGAAGGAGAAGCGCAGGCAATGCTTGGTGATCATCACCGGCACCTCGCCAGTTTCCTCGTGGGCTTCGTACGCGGCGTCGATCAGTTGCACGCCATGGCGATGATAGAAGTGCCGCGCTTTCTCGTTGTACACGTTGGCCAGAAACGACAGGTGCGCCTCGGGGTATACCGGGGGCGGGGACGTCTCCGGCTTGCGCGCGCCACGCGGGTGCGCCTGGATACGTGCCAGGGTCAGCGCTTCGATCACCTCACGGCGCAGGGCCTTGAGTTGCGAATTGGGGATGAAGAAGGCCTGCGGCGCGTCCAGCTCAATGGCCGTGGCGTGGTATTCGGTGGTGCCCAGTTGGCCCAGCAAGTCATGCAACTGCTCGAGCGCCTGCTCCGGCTTGTTGGCAACGCCAAACGGGCCGTTCAACTGCACCCGGGCGCTGATGCCTTCCTCGCTGGTGGCGACCAGTTCCAGAGCGTCTTCACGCAGACGTGCAACCCACGACACACCGATCCGCCGCTCGGCAGAGGTCTTCTGCAGGGCCTGTTGCCAGTTGTGGTCCAGGTTGCGGCTGAGCGGGTGGTTGGGCCGCAATTGCAGACCTTTGGGCATCTCATTGGGCTCGACGCGGTAGCGATAGCGTTTCTCGCCATCTTCCTCGAACTCGCCCTTGGGCTCGGCGATGTTGGCGCGGAAACCCAGCACCTCGCGCTTGACCAGCACATTGAGCCCGTCGCCGTTGGACAGCGGCTCATGGGTGACCACTTGCAAATCGCGCTTGCCGACTTTTTCGACCACGCCCACCAGCAGACCGGTGAAGGTCGGTGAGTCGAACGCGCCGATGTCGATCTTGCGGTCGCTGACAAAATAGTCGGTGCTGCCGCGGTGGAAGGTCTTGTCCGGGTCTGGCAGGAAGAAGTGCGCGGTGCGGCCGCTGGAGGCGCGGGCCAAGTCCGGGCGGTCTTCCAGAATGTCGTCCAGGCGCTGACGGTAGTAGGCCGTGATGTTCTTCACGTAGCCCATGTCCTTGTAGCGGCCTTCAATCTTGAACGAGCGCACGCCGGCGTCGACCAGTGCGCGCAAGTTGGCGCTCTGGTTGTTGTCCTTCATCGACAGCAGGTGCTTTTCATAGGCCACAACGCGACCCTGATCGTCCTTCAGGGTGTACGGCAAACGGCAGGCTTGTGAGCAATCGCCACGGTTGGCACTGCGGCCGGTCTGGGCATGGGAAATGTTGCACTGGCCCGAGAAGGCCACGCACAGCGCGCCATGGATGAAAAATTCGATGGCCGCGTCGGTTTCATCGGCGATGGCGCGGATTTCCTGAAGATTCAGCTCGCGAGCCAGCACCAGCTGCGAGAAGCCCGCCTGATCCAGAAAGCGGGCGCGTTCCAGTGTGCGGATGTCGGTCTGGGTACTGGCGTGCAGTTCGATGGGTGGAATGTCCAGCTCCATCACGCCGAGGTCCTGAACGATCAACGCGTCAACACCCGCGTCGTACAACTGATGGATCAGCTTGCGCGCCGGCTCCAGCTCGTTGTCGTGAAGAATGGTGTTGATGGTGGTGAATACGCGCGCATGGTAGCGGCGGGCGAATTCGACCAGCCCGGCGATTTCGCTGACTTCGTTGGCGGCGTTGTGGCGCGCGCCGAAGCTGGGGCCGCCGATATAGATGGCGTCAGCGCCATGCAGAATGGCCTCGCGGGCAATCGCCACGTCGCGGGCAGGGCTGAGCAATTCGAGGTGATGTTTGGGCAGAGACATATTTTTTTAGTCGGCACGGTCACGGTCAAGGCGCGTATTGTAGCGGCGAAACGCCTGACCGGCACCCGTCTGCTGCCCGATGGCGTCAGCACATTGGATGCCGACGCCCGATACGCCCGTGATCAGGCCTTGGCAGCCATCGCGGTCACTTCAACGCGCATGCCTGCCACGCCCAATGCGGCCACGCCGACGGCGGCACGCACCGGCCAGGGCTTGGCGAAAAAGCGCTGATAAACCTCGTTGAAGGCGGCACGATCGGCCATGTCGGTGAGGTAGATGGTCAGGTGCAACACGCGATCCATGGAACTGCCAGCACGCTCCAGGGCGACCTTCAGGGCCTGAAGCGTGCATTCGCTTTGTTCGACGATGCCGCCCAGCTCCAGACTGCCGTCGGCGCGCGTGGGAATCTGCGTGGAAACCAGCAGGCCGCCGAAACCGGCAACGTCCGAGGAAATGGAGTCGACGTCAGGATCGGGCGTGAAAGTGATGTCGTGGTTTGCCATGGTGATCTCTCTTCAACGAAATGGGGTGAACGGGCCGTTCGAGGGCCGTCGCACATGATGGCGGACTCGGAAGGGAAAAGGCAGGCTTGACGGTAGGCGAGGTCCTGACATTGGCGCAAAGCCAGCGCAGTGGACGTCGCGCCATTGTGTGGCCGTAAGCCAAGAAGCAAGCCGCCCCCACGTTATCTCTGACGTGGAGGCGGCTCCGGGGGGGGGGGTCAAATCGGCGGATTCAACGGGGTTAAAGCTAGCAGCGGACCCTACCGTTAGCGAGCTAACTTTCTGCAAAACACTGTTCCCGATTCGGAAAGAATCTGCCGAAGACCCCAGCGATAACCGCCAATCACATCCTTGCCAAAAAAGTCCGAACTCCTCGCGAAGGCTCAAAGTCCACCTTTAACGCTGACCACTTTGCGTTGAAAACTTTAAGGAGAGCGACATGACTGATTACCCGAAACCACCTTTCAAGCCTCAGCAGCAGCCGGTTCCCGGCGATCAGAGCAGAATGGAGCCATACCCCGATTGCGGCGAAACCAGCTACAAGGGCTCGGGCCGCATGAGCAACAAGATCGCACTGATCACCGGTGGTGACAGCGGCATTGGCCGTGCCGTGGCCATTGCCTTTGCCCGTGAAGGGGCAGACGTCGCGATCTCGTACCTCGATGAGCATGAAGACGCGAAAGAAACTGCCCGTTGGGTGGAAGAGGCAGGCCGTCAGTGCCTGCTGCTGCCGGGCGATCTGACCGCTAAATCCCAATGCGAGGCTATTGTCGCCGAGACCGTGAAGAAATTCGGCCGCATCGATGTGCTGGTCAACAACGCAGCCTTCCAGATGACCCATGAAACGCTGGAGGAAATCCCGGACGAGGAGTGGGTGAAGACTTTCGATCTGAACATCACGGCCATGTTCAGAATCTGCAAGGCGGCATTGCCGTCGATGGCGGCGGGCAGTTCGATCATCAACACCAGCTCGGTCAATTCCGATTCACCCAAGCCCACGTTGTTGGCGTATGCGACCACCAAGGGCGCGATCGCCAACTTCACCGCAGGCCTGGCCCAGTTGCTGGGTGATCGCGGCATTCGGGTCAACAGCGTCGCGCCAGGCCCGATCTGGACGCCGCTGATTGTCTCGACCATGCCGGAAGAGCAGGTCAAAACGTTCGGTGAAGAAACCCCTCTGGGTCGTCCCGGCCAACCTGTGGAAGTCGCTCCAATCTACGTGCTGTTGGCGTCCGACGAAGGCAGCTACATTTCGGGCGCTCGTTACGCAGTGACGGGCGGCAAGCCGATCCTCTGAATCCTTCGAGGGCTGCATAGCAAAAGGGGCTGCACATGCAGCCCCTTTTTTTGTCGAGTGTCCGTCAGATTCACGTGCCTTTGACGGTGCTTTTGAGGTCGTCAGCCATGTTGACGCCGGCGTCCGAGACCGTTTCCCACGCCTCGCTCACCGTGGACTTGGCCTTTTGTGCCATGTCATCGCTGGCTTTGCCAAAAACCTTATTCTCTTTCTCGGTGCTCGGCAATGCCGCACCCAGGGCAGCGCCGAGGGCGATGCCCATGGCCGCCAGCGCCAGCGGTTGCTCGCGGAGCATGTACTGGAAACTGCCCTGCAGGTTACGGCTTTGACGCAGCAGCGCGTCTTGCGCAGAACCGGCCGATGACGACAGTTTGTCTTTCATCGCGGAGGTCTGGGCGCCTGCTTGCTGTTTGAAATCGCCCAGGGTCTGGCTGGCGGATTCGCCGAACTGACTGACTTTGTCACTGGCGTGATGCCCTGACTCCCTGGCATGGGCGGTGGCGCCGCTGAACGCTTCGGTGACGCTGTGGGCTGCGCCGCTGAACCTGTCTGCCAGGTCGCCAAACATGGAAGAGCCGCTGCTGCCAGTGCTGTAGCCGGGCTTCTGATTCTGTCCGAGCATCAGCCAGGCAACGCCCACGGTGGTGAGCAGGGCAGGCATCGGGTTGTTTTTGATCGAGGTCCCGAGGTTGCCGAAGAACTCACCACCGTTTTCCTTGGTGAAGGCCAGCGCCTGATCGATCAATTGCCCCGGAGACAGTTTGTTTTCCAGTGCATCGACGATGTTCTCGATGTTGGCCCGTCGCGCGTCGATGTTGCGCTCGATTGCGTCCGGGCTGTCGCCGGCCACGCGTTCGCTGCGGTCACGGCCGAATTCATCGTCGGTGGCAAAGCTGCTTTCGATGCTCATGAGACTTTCCTCTGAATGGCGTCTTTGTCCTTATGGAGCGAATTCATGGTGCGCTCCGGGGCGAGGTGTGTGGCTTCCAGGTGTTTCTTCCCGGACTGAACCATCACAAAGCCGACGATCATGGCGATCACGCCGACGATCAACGCGGCTAGCCACGGCGCCATAACCATTGCCAAGGCGTAAACGGCGGCCAAGAGCAAAATGACCAAGCCTGCGAGCATGACCACCATGCCACCGGCCAGCGCAGCGGCGGCGGCTTTAGCGGTGGCCACGGAGCTGCGGATTTCAGCCTTGGCCAGCGCCAGCTCTTCGCTGATCAGCGCCGGGACCTCGTGGGTCAGCTGACGGATCAGGCTCAGCACCGAGGTGTCGCTGTCACCGTTGCCACGTGGCGGAAGTTCTGAATTGATCGACATTAGAATTCTCCTCGGGGTGCGGGCTTGTCAGGCGCTGGCGAAATCGGCGATGACGGGGCGGTCGAGGCCGGGCTGTTCACAGTGCCGGGGTCGGAGTTGAAGCTGCCCAGCTCGGCGCCGGACTGCTGGATGCCCACACCATCGTCAAGGTCGGTGGTGGCGGAACCGTGGGCGGTGGGGTCATGGGGGGCCAGCGGGTCGGGCGTCTGGATGGGCGCGCCGCGCACCGCATCACCTCTGTAGGGGTGCTGTGCCTTCAGTGCGTCGCCTTCACGGTTGCTTCCGTCCGTTCCTGCACTGAACCCGCCGTCGCGTTCGCCTGCCGGGTATTGCGGACTGGCCCCCGAGGTGGACGAGGCATCCGTAGCAGAAGCGCTCAGGTCTGAGCTACTGGCGCGCAGGAATCGCGACAACCCGAAGCCCACCGCCACGCTGCCGGTGACGAACAGTGCCGGGTTCTCGCGGGCGAGCCGACCGGCCTGCTGCAGCATTTCTTCTGCACTTTTGCCACGCATGCTGGAGGCGAAGGCGCTCAGGCTCTCGGCGATGTCGCTGATGTAATGAGAGATGCCCAGCGTGTCCTTTTCCTGCAGGTCTTCTGCCGCGGCGCTTGCGGTTTTCGCCAGGTTCTCGAGCTGATCGGCCGCGCTGTCACGGTACTGCCCGAGCTGTTCGGTGCCATGTTCGCGTGCGCTTTCAAGCACATGCTTCGCGTCGTCTTGCAAGGTGTGCAGCGCCTCTCCTGGAGACGCGGGGCGCGCTTGAGCGCCTGCGGTGTCTTCACTGAATGTGGGCATTTGATCATCATCCTTAACCGAAACGGGATATAGGCAGCATCCGATGACGGGCGCGCCTGCTCATTTCACGCTGCAGAGAACCTGCACGCTTATAAAGTTGAGCAACGCTGCGATGACCGAGTTCGGGGTTGAGGACGAACGGTCGAGCACTTTGTCAGAAGGCCGCGCGCCGGGCGTTTGGACCTATCCGAACGAGCGCTTGAGGGTCCGTCTGAGGGGGAAAGGTAAGGGCGGTAACGGGCTGAATGCGCGGAGAGAACCGCGCATTCAGAGGGGGAAGCAATCAGCCTTTGCTGTGCTCGTCAGACGTTGGCGGGTTGGCGACGCCGCGTGGCCCGGCGATGCCCCAGATGACCAGGCCCACCACCGGGAAGATCAGAATCAACACGGTCCAGCCCAACTTGGCGCCGGAGGATTTGGTGCTGCGCCAGACGCTGGCGATGGCCCACAGATCGACGAGCAGGATGATGATCGCCACGGCGGTCGAGAATACGCTTTCCATCTTCTGTACCTCCTGACTGGGGTTACATTGCGGGGACGCCGGTCACCGCTTCAGGTTCGACGACAGGGATTTCGGGACGGCCCGGGGTCAGGATGACCTTGCGGCAATCTTCTTGTTTCTTGTCGAAGATCTTGTAGCCGTCGGCAGCCTGCTCAAGGGACATGCGGTGGCTGATGATGGCCTCGGGGGCCAGGCGACCGGCTTCGATGTGTTCGAGCAATTCCGGCAGGAAGCGCTGAACGTGAGTCTGGCCCATCTTGAACGTCAGGCCCTTGTCGAAGGCATCGCCAAACAGGAAGCCATGAATGAAGCCCGCGTACACGCCAGGCACGCTGACCACGCCGCCACGGCGCACGGCCGCGATGCACTGCCGCAACGCCTTGCCGCTGCTGCCTTCCATTTTCAGGTTGGTCAGGATGGTTTCGGTGGTGCTGCCCTTGGCTTCGAAACCCACCGCATCGACCACGCCGTCCACGCCGCGCATGCCTTTGGTCTGGCGAATGATGGTATCGGCCGGGTCATCGTCTTCGTCGAAGTTGATCGGGATCACGCCATAGGTCGCCTGAGCGTAGGCCAGGCGGTACGGATGGTGGTCGACCATGAATATCTGTTCGGCGCCGAGCATTCTGGCGACCGCAGCGCTCATCAGCCCGACCGGGCCTGCCCCGTAGATGGCAATGCTTGAGCCTTTGCCGATCCCGGTATTGAGCACGGCCTGATAGCCGGTGGGCAGGATGTCAGAGAGGAACAGCACTTTCTCGTCAGACAGGGTGCCGGGCACCTTGAACGGCCCGGTATTGGCCTTCGGTACGCGCACCAGTTCGGCCTGACCGCCGGGGATGCCGCCATAAAGGTGACTGAAACCGAACAGGGCCGCTCCTGGTGGAATGGCCTTTTTGTTCATGATGGCGCCGCGACCGGTATTGGTGGTTTCACAGGCGGCATACAGGTCGATGTTGCAGAAGAAGCACTCGCCGCAAGCGATCACGAAGGGGATCACCACACGGTCGCCGCGCTGAACCTTGGTCACTGCCGAACCGGTTTCTTCGACGATACCCATGAATTCGTGGCCGAAGATGTCACCGTGCTCGACGGTCGGTATCTTGCCGCGATAGAGGTGCAGGTCGGAGCCGCAAATGGCGGTGGCGGTGACGCGCAGAATGATGTCGTCGGGCTGTTCCAGGACCGGATCGGGGACGGTGTCCACTTTCACGTTGTGGGCGCCGTGATAGGTGAGTGCTCTCATTGGGATTCTCCGCGAGTGAAAAATTCAGATGTCTGAATAGCGGAGCGGCAAGCGAGGCGTTTAGTTCATGACTTTGCATGGATGAGGGATTAGCGGTGTGCGTGACGCGAGCAAAAACATCGTCACCGGAGGCATCTTTGTTCGGCGCCAAGAGCTTCCCGGCTGAAGCCGGTCCCACGAATCGCGTGGGCCAAACCAGTGGGATTGGCTTTAGCCCGTCCCAGCAATCGCCGGCCAACCTGTGGGACCGGCTTTAGCCGGGAAGGGGCCAGACCGTTCACCTCAACCCTGAAGCGATCGCTCGTGCAGTCCCTCAAATCACCCCCGGCAAAGCCTGTCTCACCACCTGCATGGCGAGTCGGAGCCTTCAGCCCTTGGTCTTGGTCGGATCCGCAGCGCGCAGATAGGTACGCTCTTCCTGAATCGTGCCGTCCTCCTTGTGGATCTTCAGCGACGCTGTTTTACCGTCCAGATACTCGCTGGCCAGGCTGACGATTTCCGTCTTGGTGCCTGCCGTCTTGGAGGCGCGCGCCGCGCCTTCCTTGGTCAGTGCCCAGCCGTTGTCGGTTTTGGTGATGTGGTAGTTGTCCATGGTTTCCTCCAGTTGATGAATCATTTGAGGCCGACACGCTTGCGCATCTCGGCCGTGATGGTCTGTCGGGTCTTGGGCAGATCGGCCCAAGGGTCTTCTTCCAGTTCGGCGAGCCGCTGGTGCACGTTGTGAATGTTCCAGGCATTCGCGCCTTTGATCTCCAGCAGTTCCTCGCGGTTAATCGGCACCGACACCGGCAAGCCTTCGCGTGTACGGACCGAATACGCGCTGATCGTCGTCGCGCCCAGGCCGTTGCGCAGGTAATCGATGAAAATCCGCCCCACGCGATTCTTCGGCCCGGACACGGCAGAAAACCGGTCCGGCAGCAGCTTGGCGATGTGCTTGACGATGGCGTGGCTGAAATCCTTCACCGCGTCCCAGTCAGCCTTGGGCGTCAACGGCACGACCACATGAATGCCCTTGCCGCCGCTGGTTTTCAAAAACGAGGTCAGGCCCAGCTCATCCAGCACGGCTAGGGTCAGCTGCGTGGCCTCCACCATACTTTTCCAGGGCAGGACCGGGTCCGGGTCGAGGTCGAGGATGAACCGGTCCGGACGCTCCAGGTCTTTGGCGACGGCGTTCCAGGTGTGCAGCTCCATGGCGCTCATCTGCACCGCGCCGACCAGCGCTTCGATGTTGTTGATCAGCATCACCGGGTGGCCGGTGTATTCCTTGCCCATGGTCTCGATGCCCGGGATGGCGAGGCGATCAGCGTTCTTCTGGAAAAACAGCTCGCCGCCGATGCCCTCGGGGGCGCGTACCAGCGCCACCGGGCGTTGAGCCAGCTGCGGCAGAAGCCACTCCGAAATGCGGATGTAGTAATCAGCGAGGTCGCGTTTGGTTGCGCCGCCGGTGGGGTCGATGACGCGCTCGGGATGGGTCAGGCGGATCTTGCCACTGGTCACCGCCGGTTGCGCAGGCTTGGCTGCGGCCTTGGCTTTGGCAGTTTTCGGTGATTCTGTCGCGTCAGCCTTGCCGGATTCTGCAGCTTTGGCGGGTTTAGCCGCCTTGGCTGGCTTGGCTGGCTTGGCAGGCTTCGGCGATGCAGCAGCCTCAGCCTCAGCCTCAGCTTCAGCGCTGTCGCCGGCAGCGGGGGCCGGGGCAGGGAGCTCCTCGGTGATCGACTCGGCAGGCTTGTCGTTGCGCAACCCGTGGAACACGGCGTGCCGGACTGATCCCTCTTTGGTGATCTCGGCAAAGGCGACCTCTGCCAACAGGACCGGCTTGAGCCAGTGCACACCCTTGGCCTCAAAGCCGGTGGGCGGATTGACTACCGCAGCCTGCTTGGCCTGCAATGGCGTCAACTGATCGAAGATGGTCCCCAGGGTCGCCTCGTTGAACCCGGTGCCTACCTTGCCCGCGTAGCGCAATTCGCCGCTGTCGGCGTCGTGCAGCCCCAGCAGCAGCGCGCCGAATTTGCTGCGTGCGCCTTTGGGGTCGGTGTAGCCCACCACCACGAACTCCTGACGACGCTTGCACTTGAGTTTGATCCAGTCACCGCTGCGGCGTGACACGTACGGGCTGCCCGATCGCTTGCCAATCAGCCCCTCCATCTGCATCTGGCAGGCACTGTTGAGCAGGGCGTCGGGCACTTCGTCGAAGTCTTGCGAATAACGCAGGACTTCGTCCTCGCTGCGCTCAAGCACCGTCGCCAGGGCGGTGCGGCGCTGCTCGACCGGCACTTCGCGAAGGTCCATGCCGTTGAGAAAGGGCATGTCAAAAAGGTAATAGACGATGTTGCCGCTGCGGCCCGCTTCGAAGGCGTTCTGCAGGGCCTGAAAGTCCGGCACGCCTTGTTCGTTGGCCACCACCATTTCGCCGTCAAGCCAGGCTGATTCCAGTCCCAGCGCTGCGATGGCTTCGGCCTGGCGAGGCAGTTTGTGGGTCCAGTCATGGCCATTTCGGGTGAACAGCTGGACGTTGCCATCCGCGACCCGCGCCATGACCCGGTAACCGTCGAACTTGATCTCGTAACGCCAGTCGCCCTCGGGGGCAGAGTCCACCAGCGTGGCCAGCTCTGGCTTGAGCAGCGCAGGCAGTTCACCCGGCGCGGCGCCTGACAGCTGTGCCTTGGCGGGTTTCTTGCGCGAAGCCGGAACGCTCTCGACGGGTTTGGGAGCGGCGGCTTTCCCTCCACGTTTTTTAGGGATCAACGTCCGGTCACTGAGCACACTGTCCGGCAGCGCCTTGACGACGTCGTATTCGGCTTCCGGGCGGGCCGATTCGTCTTGATGCTTGATCAGGAACCATTGCTCCTGCTTGCCGGGAATATGGGTTTTGACCAGGTTCCAGACGCCGCCAAGCTTTTCGCCCTGAAGCTCGAATTTGAGTTTGCCTTTCGCATAGGCCTCTGCAGGGTCGGAGAGCGGCGTCCATACCCCACGGTCCCAGACGATGACATCCCCCGCACCGTAATGCCCTTCGGGGATGTGACCTTCGAAACTGGCGTAATCGAGGGGATGGTCCTCTACGTGAACGGCGAGGCGTTTGATCTTCGGGTCCAGCGACGGACCTTTGGGCACGGCCCAGCTCTTGAGCGTGCCGTCGATTTCGAGGCGGAAATCGTAATGCAGGCGGGTTGCGTCATGCTTTTGGATACAGAACTGCAGGGCATGCGCCTGACCGCGCTTTTTGGCGGCCGTACGCTTGGGTTTCGCGCCGCCCGACGGCTCGGGCGTCGCGTCGAAATCGCGCTTGCGGTTGTACTCGTCGAGTCCGGCACTCATGACTTTCTCTCCCTTTACCTAACGCTGCTCGGTGGCCTCCGCTAGCATCGCCAACGTCTGTTCCATCTCGACAATGGAGGCCTCAAGTGTCACGAAGCCTTGAGCGATGCTTTGCGAATTGTCGACGGTCTGGTGCCCGGCAAGCTCGGGTACCTCGCTGAGTTCCAGACGGGCGAGTGCCTCGACACAGGCCCGAAGTGTGTCCAGTTGATTGAGCACGATTGCCATCTGATTGCGTATCGCATCGCTCATGTCCGGCTCCTGCTTGTGGTGCAACGATCGGGCTATGTATCAGGCCCGCATTTGTATGGCATCAGACACAAAAAAGGCAGGGCTTTCACCCTGCCTTCATCAACTAAACCGGGTACTAATCCTTAAAAGGATTAATCGGCTTACTTGGCAGCGTCGCCGCCGTGAGCCTTGGCCAGTTCTTTAGCGTGAACCAGGTGCTCTTTCAACTTGGGCAGCATCTGAGTTGCGAAGGCTTTCAGCTCTGGATCTTTGCCATCAGTGGACTCTTTCTCGAACAGCTTGATGGTCTGTTCATGTGCAACAACCTGATTGTTGGCGTAGGCCTGATCAAACGACTTGGCGCTGCGCAGTTCCAGAATCATCGACTTGGCTTTGTCCATCAGCATCGCG encodes the following:
- a CDS encoding zinc-dependent alcohol dehydrogenase; its protein translation is MRALTYHGAHNVKVDTVPDPVLEQPDDIILRVTATAICGSDLHLYRGKIPTVEHGDIFGHEFMGIVEETGSAVTKVQRGDRVVIPFVIACGECFFCNIDLYAACETTNTGRGAIMNKKAIPPGAALFGFSHLYGGIPGGQAELVRVPKANTGPFKVPGTLSDEKVLFLSDILPTGYQAVLNTGIGKGSSIAIYGAGPVGLMSAAVARMLGAEQIFMVDHHPYRLAYAQATYGVIPINFDEDDDPADTIIRQTKGMRGVDGVVDAVGFEAKGSTTETILTNLKMEGSSGKALRQCIAAVRRGGVVSVPGVYAGFIHGFLFGDAFDKGLTFKMGQTHVQRFLPELLEHIEAGRLAPEAIISHRMSLEQAADGYKIFDKKQEDCRKVILTPGRPEIPVVEPEAVTGVPAM
- the ligD gene encoding DNA ligase D; the protein is MSAGLDEYNRKRDFDATPEPSGGAKPKRTAAKKRGQAHALQFCIQKHDATRLHYDFRLEIDGTLKSWAVPKGPSLDPKIKRLAVHVEDHPLDYASFEGHIPEGHYGAGDVIVWDRGVWTPLSDPAEAYAKGKLKFELQGEKLGGVWNLVKTHIPGKQEQWFLIKHQDESARPEAEYDVVKALPDSVLSDRTLIPKKRGGKAAAPKPVESVPASRKKPAKAQLSGAAPGELPALLKPELATLVDSAPEGDWRYEIKFDGYRVMARVADGNVQLFTRNGHDWTHKLPRQAEAIAALGLESAWLDGEMVVANEQGVPDFQALQNAFEAGRSGNIVYYLFDMPFLNGMDLREVPVEQRRTALATVLERSEDEVLRYSQDFDEVPDALLNSACQMQMEGLIGKRSGSPYVSRRSGDWIKLKCKRRQEFVVVGYTDPKGARSKFGALLLGLHDADSGELRYAGKVGTGFNEATLGTIFDQLTPLQAKQAAVVNPPTGFEAKGVHWLKPVLLAEVAFAEITKEGSVRHAVFHGLRNDKPAESITEELPAPAPAAGDSAEAEAEAEAAASPKPAKPAKPAKAAKPAKAAESGKADATESPKTAKAKAAAKPAQPAVTSGKIRLTHPERVIDPTGGATKRDLADYYIRISEWLLPQLAQRPVALVRAPEGIGGELFFQKNADRLAIPGIETMGKEYTGHPVMLINNIEALVGAVQMSAMELHTWNAVAKDLERPDRFILDLDPDPVLPWKSMVEATQLTLAVLDELGLTSFLKTSGGKGIHVVVPLTPKADWDAVKDFSHAIVKHIAKLLPDRFSAVSGPKNRVGRIFIDYLRNGLGATTISAYSVRTREGLPVSVPINREELLEIKGANAWNIHNVHQRLAELEEDPWADLPKTRQTITAEMRKRVGLK
- a CDS encoding DUF2188 domain-containing protein, producing the protein MDNYHITKTDNGWALTKEGAARASKTAGTKTEIVSLASEYLDGKTASLKIHKEDGTIQEERTYLRAADPTKTKG
- a CDS encoding PLD nuclease N-terminal domain-containing protein, with amino-acid sequence MESVFSTAVAIIILLVDLWAIASVWRSTKSSGAKLGWTVLILIFPVVGLVIWGIAGPRGVANPPTSDEHSKG